One window from the genome of Macrobrachium nipponense isolate FS-2020 chromosome 49, ASM1510439v2, whole genome shotgun sequence encodes:
- the LOC135205191 gene encoding LOW QUALITY PROTEIN: dual 3',5'-cyclic-AMP and -GMP phosphodiesterase 11-like (The sequence of the model RefSeq protein was modified relative to this genomic sequence to represent the inferred CDS: inserted 1 base in 1 codon): protein MVNIPDAYEDHRFNPNIDGXDGYKTRSMLCMPIKDTAGEVIGVAQVINKQQGQAFTVNDEKVFESYLQFCGIGLRNAQLYERSQLEVKRNQVLLDLARIIFEEQSTIEQMVYRIMTHTQSLLQCERVQILLVHEASQGTFSRVFDLEVKDLEGEDAESRTSPFESRFPINIGITGHVAMTGETVCIIDAYEDSKFDASVDEFTNFRHKSILCMPIKNTAGKIVGVVQLINKFDNLPFTKNDENFLEAFAIFCGMGIHNTHMYEKAVIAMAKQKVTLEVLSYHATAPREDAFRLMKAKVPSAQALKLYDFKFDDFSLDDDGSLKACLRMFLDLDLIGRFHIEYEVLCRWLLSVKKNYRNVTYHNWRHAFNVAQMMFAIITTTQWWKILGELECLALLVACLCHDLDHRGTNNSFQIKASSPLAQLYTTSTMEHHHFDQCVMILNSAGNQILSNCTPDEYSRVINVLEDAILATDLAVYFRKRGSFFNLINSQQNDFGKEEQREQLRGMMMTICDVAAITKPWPIQKQVAELVAGEFFEQGDIEKQELKITPIDMMNREKKDKLPMMQVGFIDSICLPVYEVRQTLSCINKFIIILVVNLLFQEGGSTF from the exons ATGGTCAATATTCCGGATGCGTACGAG GACCATCGGTTCAACCCCAACATAGACG AAGACGGTTATAAGACGCGCTCCATGCTTTGTATGCCAATTAAGGACACGGCAGGTGAAGTCATTGGAGTTGCTCAG GTGATCAATAAACAGCAGGGCCAAGCTTTCACAGTCAACGATGAGAAGGTGTTCGAATCCTATCTCCAGTTCTGTGGCATCGGCTTGAGAAACGCACAACTTTATGAAAGATCCCAACTGGAAGTCAAGAGAAATCAG GTGCTACTTGATCTTGCTCGGATCATCTTTGAAGAACAGAGTACCATCGAACAAATGGTGTACCGTATCATGACCCATACACAGTCACTTCTCCAATGTGAAAGAGTCCAA ATCCTCCTCGTACACGAGGCATCTCAGGGAACATTTTCACGTGTATTTGACCTGGAGGTGAAGGACCTGGAAGGAGAAGATGCAGAGAGTCGCACTAGTCCCTTTGAGTCACGCTTCCCCATCAACATTGGGATCACTGGGCATGTAGCTATGACTGGAGAG ACTGTTTGCATCATCGATGCCTACGAAGATTCCAAGTTTGATGCGTCGGTGGATGAATTCACAAATTTCCGACACAAATCGATTTTGTGTATGCCTATCAAGAACACAGCAGGGAAAATAGTTGGTGTTGTGCAACTCATCAATAAATTTGATAACCTACCCTTCACTAAAAATGACGAAAACTTCTTGGAGGCGTTTGCAATCTTCTGTGGCATGGGCATCCACAATACACACAT GTATGAAAAGGCTGTGATTGCGATGGCAAAACAAAAAGTGACTCTCGAAGTGTTGAGTTATCATGCCACTGCACCTAGAGAAGATGCATTTAGACTCATG AAAGCGAAGGTTCCTTCTGCGCAAGCGCTCAAATTGTATGACTTCAAATTTGATGACTTTAGTCTAGATGATGATGGAAGTTTGAAG GCTTgcttgagaatgttcttagactTGGACCTCATTGGGAGGTTCCACATCGAGTATGAAGTTTTGTGTAGATGGCTACTTAGCGTTAAGAAAAATTATCGTAATGTTACCTACCATAATTGGCGCCATGCTTTCAATGTTGCCCAGATGATGTTTGCCATAATCACA ACAACACAATGGTGGAAAATTCTGGGAGAACTGGAATGCTTAGCCCTATTAGTGGCATGTTTGTGTCATGATTTGGACCACCGAGGAACAAATAATTCCTTCCAGATTAA AGCGTCTTCTCCCCTGGCCCAGCTATACACCACCTCAACCATGGAGCACCACCATTTTGATCAGTGCGTGATGATCCTCAATTCAGCGGGTAATCAGATCCTAAGTAACTGTACTCCTGACGAATATTCCAGAGTTATAAATGTTTTAGAAGATGCCATCTTGGCCACTGATTTGGCTGTTTATTTCAG AAAGCGAGGTAGCTTCTTCAATTTGATAAATTCACAGCAAAATGACTTTGGAAAGGAAGAGCAGAGAGAACAGTTACGAGGTATGATGATGACTATATGTGATGTTGCTGCTATCACAAAACCGTGGCCAATTCAAAAGCAG GTTGCGGAACTTGTAGCAGGAGAGTTCTTTGAACAGGGTGATATAGAAAAGCAAGAATTAAAAATAACTCCAATA GACATGATGAATAGAGAAAAGAAGGATAAACTTCCAATGATGCAAGTTGGTTTCATAGATTCCATATGTTTACCTGTGTATGAGGTAAGACAAACGCTTTCATGCATTAACAAATTTATCATAATATTGGttgtaaatttattatttcaagagGGAGGTagtacgttttaa
- the LOC135205218 gene encoding uncharacterized protein LOC135205218 — protein MKTVLLLAFVGLASCRVAFFERGDNLKVKYSYDDDDYDRDVDYDDDYRPRVVSSSFIRRPEPVQYAEVEVPRFRTQFVEVETPRPVYTEAVVPVRAAPTANVVTQYVRAEPAVAVPVARGVRADFDSRPRSTFFAPRRDVFRFSDDNISREDK, from the exons ATGAAGACT GTACTGTTGCTGGCGTTTGTAGGCCTAGCGAGCTGCAGAGTAGCTTTCTTCGAGAGGGGAGATAACCTAAAAGTTAAATACTC GTATGATGACGATGATTACGACAGGGACGTCGATTATGATGACGACTATAGGCCTAGGGTAGTTTCATCGTCTTTCATTCGACGACCCGAACCAGTGCAGTATGCCGAAGTGGAAGTGCCAAGGTTCAGGACCCAATTCGTGGAGGTTGAGACTCCAAGACCTGTCTACACCGAGGCTGTAGTGCCTGTGAGAGCCGCGCCCACAGCCAATGTCGTCACTCAGTATGTCCGTGCTGAACCTGCTGTGGCAGTTCCTGTGGCCCGAGGAGTACGTGCGGATTTTGACTCTCGTCCCAGGTCTACATTCTTCGCTCCGAGGAGGGATGTCTTCAGGTTCTCTGACGACAACATCAGCCGTGAGGACAAATAA